From Drosophila virilis strain 15010-1051.87 chromosome X, Dvir_AGI_RSII-ME, whole genome shotgun sequence, the proteins below share one genomic window:
- the Rala gene encoding ras-related protein Ral-a isoform X1, whose protein sequence is MSKKPTAGPALHKVIMVGSGGVGKSALTLQFMYDEFVEDYEPTKADSYRKKVVLDGEEVQIDILDTAGQEDYAAIRDNYFRSGEGFLCVFSITDDESFQATQEFREQILRVKNDESIPFLLVGNKCDLNDKRKVPLNECQVRAQQWSVPYVETSAKTRENVDKVFFDLMREIRSRKTEDSKATSGRAKDRCKKRRLKCTLL, encoded by the exons ATGAGCAAGAAACCGACTGCCGGCCCGGCGCTCCACAAGGTCATCATGGTGGGCAGCGGAGGTGTTGGCAAATCGGCCCTCACCTTGCAGTTCATGTACGATGAATTCGTCGAGGACTATGAGCCCACCAAGGCCGATAGCTATAGGAAAAAG GTTGTGCTCGATGGCGAGGAAGTACAAATAGATATACTAGACACAGCCGGCCAGGAGGATTACGCAGCCATCAGAGATAATTATTTTCGCAGCGGCGAGGGTTTTCTCTGTGTCTTCTCAATCACAGACGATGAAAGCTTCCAGGCCACCCAGGAATTCAG AGAACAAATATTGCGGGTGAAAAACGATGAGAGCATACCGTTCCTGCTGGTGGGCAACAAATGCGATCTGAATGACAAACGCAAGGTGCCCCTCAACGAGTGCCAGGTGAGGGCGCAGCAGTGGTCCGTGCCCTATGTGGAGACCTCAGCCAAGACGCGCGAGAATGTGGACAAG gtattttttgatttgatgCGCGAAATAAGATCACGAAAAACCGAAGATTCGAAAGCCACGAGCGGGCGTGCTAAAGATAGATGCAAGAAGCGGAGACTTAAGTGTACCCTACTTTAG
- the Rala gene encoding ras-related protein Ral-a isoform X2, with amino-acid sequence MSKKPTAGPALHKVIMVGSGGVGKSALTLQFMYDEFVEDYEPTKADSYRKKVVLDGEEVQIDILDTAGQEDYAAIRDNYFRSGEGFLCVFSITDDESFQATQEFREQILRVKNDESIPFLLVGNKCDLNDKRKVPLNECQVRAQQWSVPYVETSAKTRENVDKVFFDLIRDISSRKKQRQMDVKEPAKPSPCCQLL; translated from the exons ATGAGCAAGAAACCGACTGCCGGCCCGGCGCTCCACAAGGTCATCATGGTGGGCAGCGGAGGTGTTGGCAAATCGGCCCTCACCTTGCAGTTCATGTACGATGAATTCGTCGAGGACTATGAGCCCACCAAGGCCGATAGCTATAGGAAAAAG GTTGTGCTCGATGGCGAGGAAGTACAAATAGATATACTAGACACAGCCGGCCAGGAGGATTACGCAGCCATCAGAGATAATTATTTTCGCAGCGGCGAGGGTTTTCTCTGTGTCTTCTCAATCACAGACGATGAAAGCTTCCAGGCCACCCAGGAATTCAG AGAACAAATATTGCGGGTGAAAAACGATGAGAGCATACCGTTCCTGCTGGTGGGCAACAAATGCGATCTGAATGACAAACGCAAGGTGCCCCTCAACGAGTGCCAGGTGAGGGCGCAGCAGTGGTCCGTGCCCTATGTGGAGACCTCAGCCAAGACGCGCGAGAATGTGGACAAG GTATTTTTCGATCTAATCAGGGATATTTCATCACGCAAAAAACAACGTCAGATGGACGTGAAAGAGCCGGCGAAGCCTTCTCCTTGCTGCCAATTGTTGTAA